One Plutella xylostella chromosome 31, ilPluXylo3.1, whole genome shotgun sequence genomic region harbors:
- the LOC105393432 gene encoding mitochondrial import receptor subunit TOM20 homolog: protein MEISRSTLGLAAGIAGTLFLGYCVYFDQQRRKDPLFKKKLRDRRRAAQQGGSARNLGGPLPDMSDHEAMQRFFLQQIQLGEELLAAGELEAGVEHLGQAVAVCGQTQQLLSVLQQTMPAPIFHMLLKKLPEVSERLRASMKASGASLQEEDVE from the exons ATGGAAATATCTCGTTCTACACTTGGACTTGCAGCTGGAATAGCCGGGACCCTGTTCCTTGGCTACTGCGTCTATTTCGACCAACAACGTCGCAAGGACCCCTTGTTCAAAAAGAAATTGAGGGACC GCAGGAGGGCAGCCCAGCAGGGTGGTTCTGCACGGAACCTCGGCGGTCCTCTGCCAGACATGAGCGACCATGAGGCCATGCAGAGATTCTTCCTGCAGCAG ATCCAGCTGGGTGAGGAGCTGCTGGCTGCGGGCGAGCTGGAGGCCGGCGTGGAGCACCTGGGGCAGGCCGTCGCCGTGTGCGGACAGACGCAGCAGCTGCTCAGC GTGCTGCAACAGACCATGCCAGCCCCAATCTTCCACATGCTGCTGAAGAAGCTCCCGGAAGTGTCGGAGCGACTGCGGGCCTCCATGAAGGCAAGCGGAGCCTCGCTACAGGAGGAAGATGTGGAGTAG
- the LOC105393434 gene encoding GPI mannosyltransferase 1 encodes MNLKDLLNLPLKWHLVIGSLIRLVLILYAEYHDKYSEVPYTDVDYKVFTDAARHVFYGKSPYKRHTYRYSPLIAYMLVPNLFFGKYFGKVLFSFFDNLITVSIHMLIRCQLLPQAKNKENAEKVALFCSLFWLYNPMSIAISTRGNADSIPCLCIILALLFLETHITTGRPKYIIAGIFLGVAIHLRIYPIVFSLPMYLSLGEYNFDRNITFRDYVQSLLPNERQLTLTVACITTLGSLTHEMYSLYGYDFLFETYIYHIFRKDTRHNFSVLFYYSYLTAGNVNVDPVKICIQTFEMIILGGLSLVFGTSPKTLHFCLFCQAVVLVAYNSVLTSQYFIWFLSLLPLVVHNLRIKPPRAVLFSIIWFLAQGAWLFYAYLVEFKSREVFIMIWLKGIVFFCSNVYVLGKIIQSFSTTYAFGYRDVIPIPREVRDD; translated from the coding sequence ATGAATTTGAAAGACCTTTTGAACTTGCCATTGAAATGGCATCTGGTTATAGGCAGTCTCATCAGACTAGTCTTGATTCTGTATGCTGAATACCACGACAAGTATTCCGAGGTGCCATACACTGATGTCGATTACAAAGTCTTCACAGATGCGGCCAGGCATGTGTTTTACGGCAAAAGTCCGTACAAACGCCACACCTATAGATACAGCCCACTGATAGCGTATATGCTCGTCCCGAATCTATTTTTCGGGAAGTATTTCGGAAAAGTACTCTTTTCCTTCTTTGATAATCTTATTACCGTCAGTATCCACATGTTGATTCGTTGCCAATTGTTACCGCAAGCAAAGAACAAGGAGAATGCAGAAAAAGTTGCGCTTTTCTGTTCTCTGTTCTGGCTGTACAATCCTATGAGCATTGCTATATCGACTCGAGGCAACGCAGATTCTATCCCTTGCCTTTGTATAATACTAGCCCTACTATTTCTTGAAACGCATATAACAACTGGACGTCCTAAGTACATCATAGCTGGCATATTTCTCGGCGTAGCCATACATTTACGCATATACCCCATAGTTTTCAGCCTACCCATGTATTTATCTCTCGGCGAGTACAACTTTGACCGGAATATAACCTTCAGGGACTATGTACAAAGTCTATTACCGAACGAAAGGCAGCTGACTTTAACCGTCGCTTGCATTACGACATTAGGCAGTCTGACTCACGAAATGTATTCTTTATACGGCTATGACTTCTTGTTCGAAACTTATATCTACCATATATTCCGCAAAGATACTAGACACAACTTTTCTGTGCTATTCTACTATTCGTACCTAACAGCTGGCAATGTCAACGTGGATCCCGTTAAAATCTGCATCCAGACGTTTGAAATGATAATTCTGGGAGGGCTAAGCTTAGTTTTCGGGACCTCGCCTAAGACACTGCACTTTTGCCTGTTCTGCCAAGCAGTTGTATTGGTCGCTTACAATTCTGTCCTAACATCGCAGTATTTCATCTGGTTCTTGTCACTATTACCACTAGTTGTGCACAATTTGAGGATAAAACCACCTCGCGCGGTCCTGTTTTCTATCATTTGGTTCTTGGCTCAAGGAGCTTGGCTTTTCTACGCTTATCTCGTAGAGTTTAAGAGTAGGGAggtgtttataatgatttggCTGAAAGGTATAGTCTTTTTCTGCTCCAATGTGTATGTTTTGGGGAAGATTATTCAGAGCTTTAGTACGACGTATGCGTTTGGCTATCGCGATGTCATCCCTATTCCAAGGGAGGTCAGGGATGATTAG
- the LOC105393435 gene encoding uncharacterized protein LOC105393435, whose product MPLGKFGKITISWAIITVTSLSLFVVSRNSINANRIENMKARERMRRSNEGEYEDVYRKL is encoded by the exons ATGCCGCTTGGAAAATTCGGGAAAATTACGATTTCTTG GGCGATAATCACAGTCACTAGTCTATCCCTATTCGTAGTATCACGGAACTCTATCAATGCTAACCGTATAGAGAATATGAAAGCTCGAGAACGCATGCGAAGATCTAACGAAGGAGAATACGAAGACGTCTACAGAAAATTGTGA
- the LOC105393433 gene encoding uncharacterized protein LOC105393433, with protein sequence MEAVKKAKERFAKYPVVFAKCSKQATLYARCVLLNEDVKKSECEKEFVEFKSCLQSAAKGLKTRL encoded by the coding sequence ATGGAAGCTGTCAAAAAAGCCAAAGAAAGATTCGCGAAGTATCCTGTGGTTTTCGCCAAGTGTTCCAAACAAGCCACCTTGTATGCCCGGTGTGTTTTGCTAAACGAGGACGTTAAGAAATCCGAGTGTGAAAAGGAATTTGTAGAGTTTAAATCGTGTCTGCAATCCGCTGCTAAAGGACTTAAAACTCGTCTTTAA
- the LOC125488512 gene encoding vacuolar protein sorting-associated protein 26B, translating to MSFFGFGQTADIEIVFDDADKRKVAEVKTEDGKKEKLLLYYDGETVSGRVNVTLRKPGSKLEHHGIKVELIGQIELFYDRGNHHEFISLVKELARPGDLLQHTSYPFEFANVEKPYEVYSGSNVRLRYLLRATIVRRLTDVIKEVDIAVHTLCSYPDVLNSIKMEVGIEDCLHIEFEYNKSKYHLKDVIVGKIYFLLVRIKIKHMEISIIKRETTGSGPNTFTENETVAKYEIMDGAPVRGESIPIRVFLAGYDLTPTMRDINNKFSVRYFLNLVLMDTEDRRYFKQQEVTLWRKSDKSRLPLHNPHLPQTLQHPTNPSIQARQQSAISEENQNRAVSPASTQNSLPPRSVSPPFPENSETHNGPSEMQQESPVEVTDKLANTHIEVHKEDKPVEKPQAVEKPQLAEKPAVAEKPQIAEKPVLTRPDSTEGSQGDQ from the coding sequence ATGAGTTTTTTCGGGTTCGGACAAACGGCTGATATCGAAATAGTGTTCGATGATGCTGACAAACGGAAGGTGGCTGAAGTGAAAACTGAGGATGGCAAGAAGGAGAAGCTATTACTATACTACGACGGGGAGACGGTGTCGGGGCGCGTGAACGTGACGCTCAGGAAGCCGGGCTCCAAGCTCGAGCACCACGGCATCAAGGTCGAACTGATAGGTCAGATCGAGTTGTTCTACGACAGAGGGAACCACCACGAGTTCATATCGCTAGTGAAGGAGCTCGCGCGGCCGGGGGACCTACTCCAGCACACGTCGTATCCCTTCGAGTTCGCGAATGTGGAAAAGCCTTATGAGGTTTACAGCGGCTCTAATGTCAGACTACGCTACTTGCTTCGAGCGACTATCGTCAGGCGGCTCACGGATGTCATAAAGGAGGTGGATATTGCCGTGCATACGCTTTGTAGCTACCCTGACGTGCTCAACTCCATCAAAATGGAGGTTGGCATAGAAGACTGTCTCCACATAGAATTCGAATACAACAAGTCCAAGTATCATTTGAAAGACGTGATTGTTGGCAAAATATACTTTCTACTTGTACGCATTAAGATTAAACACATGGAAATATCCATTATTAAGAGAGAGACGACAGGGTCCGGGCCAAACACTTTCACGGAGAACGAAACTGTTGCGAAGTATGAGATTATGGACGGAGCTCCAGTTAGAGGAGAAAGCATTCCAATTAGGGTCTTCTTAGCCGGTTACGACCTCACGCCGACCATGAGAGATATAAACAACAAATTCTCTGTACGGTATTTCCTAAACCTTGTTCTGATGGACACGGAAGACAGGAGGTACTTCAAACAGCAGGAAGTGACTCTATGGAGGAAAAGTGACAAATCTAGACTCCCATTGCATAATCCACATTTGCCGCAAACCCTCCAGCACCCAACCAATCCATCAATACAGGCACGACAGCAGTCTGCCATCAGCGAAGAAAATCAGAACAGGGCTGTATCTCCAGCGAGCACACAAAACTCATTACCCCCCAGATCTGTCTCCCCACCGTTTCCTGAAAACAGTGAAACTCACAACGGTCcttcagaaatgcagcaggaATCTCCTGTAGAAGTGACGGACAAGTTAGCGAATACACACATTGAGGTTCACAAGGAAGATAAACCTGTAGAGAAACCGCAGGCGGTAGAAAAACCTCAGCTGGCAGAAAAACCAGCTGTAGCAGAGAAACCACAGATAGCCGAGAAGCCTGTGCTGACCCGACCAGACAGTACGGAAGGAAGTCAAGGTGATCAATAG
- the LOC119690291 gene encoding mitochondrial import inner membrane translocase subunit Tim10, which produces MAGVQIDPAKLQMVQELEIDMMSDMYNRLVSACHRKCIPIKYHETELGKGEAVCLDRCVAKYLDVHERIGKKLSTMSQGEEDLTKINLQENK; this is translated from the exons ATGGCCGGAGTGCAGATAGACCCCGCCAAGCTCCAGATGGTACAGGAGCTGGAGATCGATATGATGTCCGACATGTACAACCGCCTCGTGTCCGCGTGCCACCGCAAGTGCATCCCGATTAAGTACCATGAAACTGAGCTAG GCAAGGGCGAGGCGGTCTGCCTGGACCGCTGCGTGGCGAAGTACCTGGACGTGCACGAGCGCATCGGCAAGAAGCTGTCCACCATGTCCCAGGGCGAGGAGGACCTCACCAAGATCAACTTGCAGGAGAACAAGTAG